Proteins found in one Abyssicoccus albus genomic segment:
- a CDS encoding helix-turn-helix domain-containing protein — translation MYERQVFIDRFNSLRDRKGLTYEDISRNTGLNSSTIRKAATSGNPSAKTLYAMCDYLNVSADYLLGLSDNY, via the coding sequence ATGTACGAAAGACAAGTATTTATAGACCGTTTTAATTCTTTGAGAGATAGAAAGGGATTAACTTATGAAGATATTTCTAGGAATACCGGACTTAACTCTTCGACAATTAGAAAGGCAGCTACATCTGGTAATCCTTCTGCTAAAACATTGTATGCAATGTGTGATTATTTAAACGTATCTGCCGACTACTTACTTGGATTATCAGACAACTATTAA
- a CDS encoding toprim domain-containing protein has translation MANIKVGDRHIDVDLMAELEPYEFHRQKRSGDKLIACSPFRDDDTPSFFINAGDSEYAGTWGDSGAYDDYWKSGNFVQLLAYLRSETYEETVDYLRSIYDYEYVDTDIHIEFKPLYERKGFVEVPKDKYEDKSIDYAYLKSRGINPKVIEKNGIFDNGSSIGIPWHDINGRVANIKYRSKYDKVFWYENEATPINRLVYGIHHVVQNGIKRIVVCEAEIDAMTWQSSGTMAVAVGGSAFNRIQADLIVASGVEEVILGGDFDAKGRLLNERVYELLRNKVNDIYRVQITEEMSRLKDANNLGIIRLSELNFERVNNLPTITI, from the coding sequence ATGGCGAACATAAAGGTTGGCGATAGACATATTGACGTTGATTTAATGGCGGAATTAGAACCGTATGAGTTCCATCGACAGAAACGTTCTGGCGACAAGTTAATCGCCTGTTCTCCGTTTAGAGACGATGATACACCGTCGTTCTTTATCAACGCAGGAGATAGCGAGTATGCAGGAACGTGGGGAGATTCCGGGGCGTATGACGACTACTGGAAGAGTGGGAACTTCGTACAACTGTTGGCGTACTTACGCTCGGAAACTTACGAAGAAACTGTCGATTACCTAAGGTCGATATATGATTACGAATATGTAGATACGGATATACACATTGAGTTTAAACCGTTGTATGAACGTAAAGGATTCGTAGAAGTTCCGAAAGATAAGTACGAAGATAAGTCGATTGATTACGCATACTTAAAGTCGAGAGGAATTAATCCGAAAGTCATAGAGAAGAACGGTATATTTGATAACGGAAGTAGTATCGGAATACCTTGGCATGACATAAACGGAAGAGTGGCGAACATTAAATATAGAAGTAAGTACGATAAAGTATTTTGGTACGAGAATGAAGCCACACCAATCAATCGTTTAGTATACGGAATACACCATGTTGTACAGAATGGAATAAAACGCATTGTAGTATGCGAAGCAGAGATAGACGCTATGACGTGGCAATCTTCTGGAACAATGGCAGTCGCAGTAGGTGGTTCGGCTTTCAACCGAATACAAGCTGACTTGATTGTCGCAAGTGGTGTCGAAGAAGTAATACTCGGAGGAGATTTTGACGCTAAAGGACGGTTGTTGAACGAAAGGGTTTACGAGTTGTTACGAAACAAAGTAAACGATATTTATAGAGTACAAATTACGGAAGAAATGTCAAGACTTAAAGACGCAAATAATCTTGGTATAATACGATTAAGCGAGTTAAATTTCGAAAGAGTGAATAACTTGCCTACTATAACGATATAA
- a CDS encoding DnaB-like helicase C-terminal domain-containing protein: MSNNVGSMLLSKVIDEENFNELNKYGITEDSFVAKSDKDVYNFLENYVLNNGGKLPSYATVVDKYGDRFTYVPGVTDSYEYLVRQVKNRKAQLMFKDYVDKIPEMFDTGKSDMETLLSDLTDELEMINNKTRHEQTFGTNLKHDTDKFKREYMKRKIGESGKVWSSSFDYINKEIGGWASGSMYVFYARSGRGKSALTTYDAVHLAREGANVLMWTLEMSSYEVMSRMYTFYSAMEGKTIYKDEETLAEYEAGFEANKIRGGQLDGNMEQDFLSMVDSMNQTMKGNIFIRSVDDEDFYSRDLKQLESDIDSVNADVVVIDPFYYMDYETNRSKTAGGDAAETSKKLRRLSGNKDVVVFAITQAEEDDKEQDKDEIRALKLPKRKEVKKTKSLLEDASVLITLDTDYRQKSGIIGINKGRNGGEGTTKEITYIPNVGIVKELSIDEGMFGEF, translated from the coding sequence ATGAGTAATAACGTAGGAAGTATGTTATTGTCGAAAGTTATCGACGAAGAGAATTTCAACGAATTAAATAAATACGGAATTACGGAGGATTCTTTCGTAGCCAAGTCCGACAAAGACGTATATAATTTCTTGGAGAACTACGTGTTGAACAACGGAGGAAAGTTACCGTCATATGCTACCGTAGTAGATAAATACGGAGATAGATTTACGTATGTTCCCGGAGTAACTGATTCGTATGAGTATCTCGTAAGACAAGTAAAGAACCGTAAAGCACAACTGATGTTCAAGGATTACGTAGACAAGATTCCGGAAATGTTCGATACAGGAAAATCGGATATGGAAACTTTACTTTCGGACTTGACAGACGAGTTAGAGATGATTAATAATAAGACTAGACACGAACAAACGTTCGGTACAAATTTAAAGCATGATACCGATAAATTTAAGCGTGAATATATGAAACGTAAAATAGGCGAATCCGGTAAGGTATGGTCGAGTTCATTTGATTATATCAACAAGGAAATCGGAGGTTGGGCTTCGGGTTCAATGTACGTATTTTACGCACGTTCTGGACGAGGTAAGTCGGCATTGACTACGTATGACGCCGTTCATTTGGCACGAGAAGGTGCTAACGTATTGATGTGGACGCTAGAGATGTCTTCGTACGAAGTAATGTCGAGAATGTATACGTTCTATTCTGCGATGGAAGGTAAGACGATATACAAAGACGAAGAAACACTTGCCGAGTATGAAGCCGGATTTGAGGCGAACAAGATTCGAGGAGGACAATTAGACGGAAATATGGAACAAGACTTTCTCTCGATGGTAGATTCGATGAATCAGACAATGAAAGGGAATATATTTATCCGTTCAGTTGACGATGAAGATTTTTACAGTCGTGATTTAAAGCAATTAGAATCGGACATAGATTCCGTAAATGCTGATGTCGTAGTCATTGATCCGTTCTATTACATGGATTACGAAACAAACCGAAGTAAGACCGCAGGAGGAGACGCTGCCGAGACGAGTAAGAAACTCCGTAGATTATCCGGTAATAAAGACGTTGTAGTGTTCGCAATAACACAAGCCGAAGAAGACGATAAAGAGCAAGATAAGGACGAGATAAGAGCGTTAAAACTTCCGAAACGTAAGGAAGTAAAGAAGACGAAATCATTACTCGAAGACGCTTCCGTATTGATTACACTCGATACAGATTATCGACAAAAGTCCGGTATTATCGGAATTAACAAAGGACGTAATGGTGGCGAAGGAACAACGAAAGAAATAACGTATATTCCGAACGTAGGTATCGTAAAAGAACTTTCGATTGATGAAGGAATGTTCGGAGAGTTTTGA